TTCAAGCTTTATGGGAGGCTTCTCGCTCCTTGTGCCCTTTGCCCTGACTTCAAATCCGGAGACCGTCTTCCCCATTTTCCGCAGAAGAGCCACAACGGCCGTGGCACTGCATCCGCCGAAGCTGAGAAGAAACAGTTCAAGCCCCCTGAACCCCATTCCGTCCCCAAGGGGCGGGACGTAATCAATACTCACCGGGTGGTCCGGGCTGGCAAGTGAAACGCCGGTAAA
The sequence above is drawn from the Aminivibrio pyruvatiphilus genome and encodes:
- a CDS encoding OsmC family protein — encoded protein: MSELHEEVTIKLVNDKVRFTGVSLASPDHPVSIDYVPPLGDGMGFRGLELFLLSFGGCSATAVVALLRKMGKTVSGFEVRAKGTRSEKPPIKLEKICIEFLLESKDAEEKDLRRAVQLAEESVCPVWQLIKNNVDVVPEYRVIK